One stretch of Candidatus Microthrix parvicella Bio17-1 DNA includes these proteins:
- a CDS encoding universal stress protein yields the protein MTTPVLICIDGSNLSHQAATAGLKVLRTDAALTLLTVIPEPDPTLVTGGGFTGSTMTAEQFDEENAAQRADAEALLASTQKELGIASAEHVVLMGPAGALVCEYAANVGAEAIVIGSRGHGGIRRAILGSVSDHIVRHAHCTVLVTSHDALESDD from the coding sequence ATGACCACCCCAGTGCTGATCTGTATCGATGGTTCCAACTTGTCTCATCAGGCGGCAACGGCCGGGCTGAAGGTACTGCGCACCGACGCTGCGCTCACCCTCCTGACCGTGATCCCCGAGCCCGACCCGACCCTGGTGACCGGCGGCGGGTTCACGGGCAGCACGATGACGGCGGAACAGTTCGACGAGGAGAACGCCGCCCAGCGAGCGGACGCCGAGGCGCTCCTCGCCTCCACCCAGAAGGAACTGGGCATCGCGTCGGCCGAGCACGTGGTGCTGATGGGGCCGGCGGGCGCCTTGGTCTGCGAATATGCCGCCAACGTGGGCGCCGAGGCGATCGTGATCGGATCGCGAGGCCACGGCGGAATCCGGCGGGCCATCCTTGGATCGGTGTCGGACCACATCGTCCGACACGCTCACTGCACGGTGCTGGTCACCAGCCACGACGCGCTGGAATCCGACGACTGA
- a CDS encoding maleylpyruvate isomerase family mycothiol-dependent enzyme: protein MMTEPSVDVSTIPRITHDESTEITAVENRKFGEQLRNLGANDWSAPTACERWDVRAMAAHVVGGAAGQISPREFVRQVRAGRPLVKEIGAQYWWDGMNEVQVREREQLGTDELIAEWITNSERARVARNKLPKPIGRLPLLKLPAPVGRQRLTYLFDMGFTRDVWAHRMDIAAATNRPMDLDANHDGRIIADVVAEWSSYFDEPFTLELTGPAGGHFTSGSGGESVRIDTLEFMMILAERAEGTGVLHHTLPL, encoded by the coding sequence ATGATGACCGAGCCCAGCGTCGACGTATCCACGATCCCCAGGATCACCCACGACGAGTCCACCGAGATCACCGCCGTCGAGAATCGAAAGTTCGGCGAACAGCTGCGCAACCTCGGTGCCAACGACTGGTCCGCCCCCACCGCCTGCGAACGGTGGGACGTGCGGGCGATGGCAGCACACGTCGTTGGCGGCGCCGCCGGGCAGATCTCGCCGCGAGAGTTCGTGCGCCAGGTGCGTGCGGGACGCCCGCTCGTGAAGGAGATCGGCGCGCAATACTGGTGGGACGGCATGAACGAAGTGCAGGTGCGCGAGCGCGAGCAACTCGGCACCGACGAGCTCATCGCCGAGTGGATCACCAACTCCGAGCGGGCCCGGGTCGCTCGAAACAAGCTCCCCAAGCCGATCGGCAGGCTGCCGCTGCTTAAGCTGCCGGCGCCGGTCGGCCGACAGCGCTTGACCTACCTGTTCGACATGGGTTTCACCCGGGACGTGTGGGCGCACCGCATGGACATCGCCGCTGCCACCAACCGGCCGATGGACCTCGACGCCAACCACGACGGGCGAATCATCGCCGACGTCGTCGCCGAGTGGTCGAGCTACTTCGATGAGCCCTTCACGCTCGAGCTGACCGGCCCCGCAGGGGGACACTTCACCTCGGGCTCGGGCGGCGAATCGGTCCGGATCGACACGCTCGAGTTCATGATGATCCTGGCCGAGCGCGCCGAAGGCACCGGCGTGCTCCACCACACGTTGCCGCTCTGA
- a CDS encoding sterol desaturase family protein codes for MRIRRSSSRRSKRPITQAPSSPHASPIHPPSGGTQAPSSPHASPIHPPSGGTPAAIDPKQAAIILPAFVITMAAEALVLKDRPKRTFGDLDGATRDELSDPSLPADPLVPVGYETRDTVASLGMLAGNLVANAAVFGLTHRIDRWAYRHRVANLGSTRFGFTGAMMAWDFLYYWDHRWMHEVRLLWANHVSHHSSERYNLSTALRQPWSGILTHWVFLPMPLLGFTPAMTSKAGLYNLLYQYWVHTEAIDRLPAPVEAVMNTASHHRVHHGANPQYLDKNYAGIFIVWDKLFGTFEPEVRKVKYGLTKNIDTFNPVRIAYHEFADIARDIRAATGVRNKLGHIFGRPGWTPSGLGAGTGPVTVTTAD; via the coding sequence ATGCGAATCCGACGTTCGAGCTCCCGTCGATCCAAGCGACCAATCACGCAGGCGCCGTCATCGCCGCACGCTTCACCGATCCATCCACCCTCCGGGGGCACGCAGGCGCCGTCATCGCCGCACGCTTCACCGATCCATCCACCCTCCGGGGGCACCCCGGCGGCCATCGACCCCAAGCAGGCTGCGATCATTCTGCCTGCCTTCGTGATCACCATGGCCGCCGAGGCGCTCGTGTTGAAGGACCGACCAAAGCGCACCTTCGGAGACCTCGATGGTGCCACCCGCGACGAGCTCTCCGACCCGTCGTTGCCTGCCGACCCGCTCGTGCCGGTGGGATACGAGACACGCGACACCGTTGCCAGCCTGGGGATGCTGGCCGGCAACCTGGTGGCCAACGCGGCGGTGTTCGGCCTGACCCATCGGATCGATCGATGGGCGTACCGCCACCGGGTTGCCAACCTCGGATCAACCCGGTTCGGCTTTACCGGAGCCATGATGGCCTGGGACTTTCTCTACTACTGGGACCACCGCTGGATGCACGAGGTGCGGCTGCTGTGGGCCAACCACGTCTCACATCACAGCTCGGAGCGTTACAACCTGTCGACGGCACTCCGTCAGCCATGGTCGGGCATCCTCACCCACTGGGTCTTCCTGCCGATGCCGCTGCTGGGCTTCACCCCGGCGATGACCTCCAAGGCGGGGTTGTACAACCTGCTCTACCAGTACTGGGTGCACACCGAGGCGATCGACCGCCTGCCGGCGCCGGTCGAGGCCGTGATGAACACCGCTTCGCACCATCGGGTGCACCACGGCGCCAACCCGCAGTACCTCGACAAGAACTATGCGGGCATCTTCATCGTGTGGGACAAGCTGTTTGGCACGTTCGAGCCCGAGGTGCGCAAGGTGAAGTACGGGCTGACCAAGAACATCGACACGTTCAACCCGGTGCGAATCGCCTACCACGAGTTCGCCGACATCGCCCGGGACATCCGCGCAGCCACAGGTGTTCGCAACAAGTTGGGTCACATCTTCGGCCGGCCCGGTTGGACGCCTTCAGGTCTCGGAGCGGGCACCGGACCGGTAACCGTCACCACCGCCGACTGA